From the genome of Colwellia psychrerythraea 34H, one region includes:
- a CDS encoding DNA polymerase III subunit chi, whose translation MMQTQVMFYLLKDDVTDEKEEDTRSAIYHACLQASHFYRQNQRVYIYAKDQQHAEQIDEMLWAFDSDSFVPHNLVGEGPKQGAMVEIGYQAPQGRRPVLINLNSAVPNFANQFQFIVDFVPSDETLKQQARERFKTCRQWGFQVDNQAVTVPEEVSK comes from the coding sequence ATGATGCAAACTCAAGTAATGTTTTATCTACTTAAGGATGATGTAACAGACGAGAAAGAAGAAGATACTCGTTCTGCTATTTATCATGCCTGTTTGCAAGCCAGTCATTTCTATCGTCAAAATCAGCGGGTCTATATTTATGCAAAAGACCAGCAACATGCTGAACAAATTGATGAGATGCTTTGGGCATTTGATAGCGACAGTTTTGTACCCCATAACCTCGTTGGTGAAGGTCCAAAACAAGGCGCTATGGTGGAAATAGGTTATCAAGCACCGCAAGGACGTCGTCCTGTGCTTATTAACCTTAATAGTGCGGTGCCTAACTTTGCCAATCAATTTCAATTTATCGTTGATTTTGTGCCTAGTGATGAAACACTTAAACAACAAGCGAGAGAACGCTTTAAAACTTGCCGACAATGGGGTTTTCAAGTTGATAACCAAGCGGTAACCGTGCCAGAGGAAGTCAGTAAATAG
- the pepA gene encoding leucyl aminopeptidase, translated as MEFSVKSGSPEKQRSACIVVGVFEPRRLSGTAEQLDEISEGYISNLLRKGDLEGKSGQMLLLHHVPNILSERVLLVGCGKERELDERQYRQIITKTINTLNETGSMEAVCFLSELHVKGRDIYWKVRQAVEAAQDGLYSFDSLKTRKAEARRPLRKVVFNVPTRRELPIGERAVSHALAIAEGITTCKNVANMPPNICNPAYLAEQAKILENDYDKVTTTIVDEKEMEELGMGSYLAVGRGSVNESLMSIIKYDGAGDDSKPLVLVGKGLTFDSGGISLKPGAGMDEMKYDMGGAAGVLGAMHALVELNLPINVIGVLAGCENMPSSNAYRPGDILTTMSGQTVEVLNTDAEGRLVLCDALTYVERFNPEAVIDVATLTGACVVALGAHATGLLSSHNPLAHELLNASEQSGDRAWRMPLWDDYQDQLESPFADFTNLGGKEAGTITAACFLSRFTKKYNWAHLDIAGTAWRSGKNKGATGRPVSMLTQFLLNRSGQEQGE; from the coding sequence ATGGAGTTCAGTGTAAAAAGCGGCAGTCCAGAAAAACAACGTAGCGCTTGTATTGTGGTAGGTGTTTTTGAACCTCGCAGACTTAGCGGTACAGCCGAACAGCTTGATGAAATCAGCGAAGGCTACATAAGCAACCTTTTACGTAAAGGCGATTTAGAAGGTAAATCAGGGCAGATGTTATTATTACATCACGTGCCTAATATTTTAAGCGAGCGTGTTTTATTAGTAGGTTGCGGTAAAGAGCGTGAGCTTGATGAACGTCAATATCGTCAAATAATTACCAAAACAATTAACACCTTAAATGAAACCGGTTCTATGGAAGCCGTATGCTTCTTATCTGAGTTACATGTTAAAGGTCGTGATATTTACTGGAAAGTTCGCCAAGCGGTTGAAGCAGCACAAGATGGCTTATATAGTTTTGATAGTTTAAAAACGCGTAAGGCTGAGGCTCGTCGTCCTTTACGTAAAGTTGTTTTTAATGTACCAACTCGCCGTGAATTGCCTATTGGTGAACGTGCCGTTAGTCATGCTTTAGCTATTGCTGAAGGTATTACTACCTGTAAAAATGTTGCTAACATGCCGCCAAACATTTGTAATCCTGCATATCTTGCTGAACAAGCCAAGATTCTTGAAAATGATTATGACAAGGTTACAACAACAATTGTTGACGAAAAAGAAATGGAAGAGCTTGGTATGGGTTCATACTTAGCTGTTGGTCGTGGTTCAGTAAACGAATCATTAATGAGTATCATTAAGTATGACGGCGCCGGTGATGATTCAAAGCCACTAGTATTAGTGGGCAAAGGTTTAACTTTTGACAGTGGTGGTATTTCATTAAAACCTGGTGCAGGCATGGATGAAATGAAATATGACATGGGTGGTGCTGCAGGTGTATTAGGAGCTATGCATGCGCTGGTCGAACTTAATTTACCTATCAATGTTATTGGCGTTTTAGCTGGTTGTGAAAACATGCCAAGCAGTAACGCATATCGTCCAGGTGATATATTAACAACTATGTCTGGTCAAACTGTTGAAGTACTTAATACCGATGCTGAAGGCCGTTTAGTTTTATGTGATGCACTGACTTATGTTGAACGCTTTAACCCTGAAGCGGTTATTGATGTAGCCACCTTAACCGGTGCTTGTGTCGTTGCTTTAGGCGCACATGCAACAGGCCTATTGAGTAGTCATAATCCACTTGCCCATGAATTATTAAATGCTTCCGAGCAAAGTGGTGACAGAGCATGGCGTATGCCGTTATGGGATGACTATCAAGACCAACTTGAAAGCCCATTTGCTGACTTTACCAATTTAGGTGGCAAAGAAGCAGGAACGATTACTGCAGCTTGTTTCTTATCGCGTTTCACCAAAAAATATAATTGGGCGCATTTAGACATTGCCGGTACAGCATGGCGCAGCGGTAAAAATAAAGGCGCAACCGGTCGTCCTGTAAGCATGCTAACGCAGTTTTTACTGAACCGTTCTGGTCAAGAACAAGGCGAATAA
- the lptF gene encoding LPS export ABC transporter permease LptF: MIIFRYLLKEVAKTQLAVFFVLMTIFISQKFVRVLGDASEGSIPGQLVMTFIALKIPDLAGFILPLSLFLGVLLAYGRIYADSEMTVLHACGVSEWYVVRVTLVLAVITAIFTGIFTLYLAPLASEYQYKVKEELAADSGLSALVSGRFQQTGNQDAVVFIHDKDRETNSFNKVFVAQLPKGDNVDASIINSSLVYAKTGKVFEDDTGSQQLVLGDGIRYHRDIESKEFQSVAFNKYYIQIKDQEVEHQHRKLSAISTLELYNNMPPELESAYRATIQWRIAFPLACIILIFIAVPLSVVNPRQGKFAKMLPALMLFLGYLLLLTSMRSAIEKNAIPSVVGLWPIHISALFIGMMLLMKERSSGRIIKAKLPSFKRKSIKKMTEGKES; this comes from the coding sequence GTGATCATTTTTCGTTATTTATTAAAAGAAGTCGCCAAAACACAATTAGCAGTGTTTTTTGTGTTAATGACTATTTTTATCAGTCAAAAATTTGTCCGTGTGCTCGGTGATGCTTCAGAAGGAAGTATACCTGGGCAATTGGTAATGACTTTTATTGCCTTGAAAATACCAGACCTTGCCGGATTTATTTTACCCCTTAGCTTGTTCTTAGGCGTTTTACTCGCTTATGGGCGTATTTATGCAGACAGTGAAATGACCGTCTTGCATGCGTGTGGTGTTAGTGAATGGTATGTGGTGCGAGTAACGTTAGTGCTCGCTGTTATTACCGCTATTTTTACCGGAATTTTTACGCTATACCTAGCGCCGTTAGCCTCAGAATATCAATATAAAGTTAAAGAGGAGCTTGCAGCCGATTCTGGTCTAAGTGCACTGGTTTCCGGACGTTTCCAACAAACGGGAAATCAAGATGCGGTGGTTTTTATTCATGATAAAGACCGTGAAACTAATAGTTTTAATAAAGTCTTTGTTGCTCAGTTACCTAAAGGTGACAATGTTGATGCCAGCATTATTAACTCAAGTTTAGTATACGCAAAAACAGGTAAGGTTTTTGAAGATGATACTGGCTCTCAGCAGTTAGTGTTGGGTGATGGCATTCGTTATCACAGAGATATCGAATCTAAAGAATTCCAATCGGTGGCATTTAATAAATATTATATTCAAATAAAAGATCAAGAAGTTGAACATCAACACCGTAAGCTAAGTGCTATATCCACGCTCGAGTTGTATAACAATATGCCTCCAGAGTTAGAATCCGCCTACCGCGCGACTATTCAATGGCGAATCGCTTTTCCTTTAGCCTGTATTATTCTCATTTTTATTGCCGTGCCGTTAAGTGTGGTCAATCCAAGGCAGGGTAAATTTGCCAAAATGCTGCCGGCCTTGATGTTATTTTTAGGGTATTTATTATTATTAACTTCAATGCGCTCAGCTATTGAAAAGAACGCCATTCCAAGTGTTGTTGGCTTGTGGCCCATACACATCAGTGCGTTGTTTATTGGGATGATGTTATTAATGAAAGAACGAAGTAGTGGGCGAATTATCAAAGCAAAATTACCGAGCTTTAAACGCAAATCAATTAAAAAAATGACTGAAGGGAAAGAAAGTTAA
- the lptG gene encoding LPS export ABC transporter permease LptG, with the protein MRIIDFYIGRVIASTTFITLAVFVSVSGIIKFVEQMRAIGRGNYDLAHAALYVLYAVPRDVEVFFPMSALIGGLIGIGMLASNSELIVMQAAGLSRLDIIKSVMKTAVLLIIVSMAIGEWLAPSGEAKAREIRAQAISGGSLIAAKNGVWAKDGDYFVNIGEVLDRGQLKKVQIYGFNDELKIDSWLSAKSAIYQDKSWLLTDVEEFSLTENEIITKSHSQKIWNSSLTPKKLGVVTVTPESLSLRGLIDYLDYLEANEQDPSRYKLAFWRKIMQPLTVAVMLLVALSFIFGPLRSVSMGARIMMGVFTGILFFISNEVLGSLSLVYQLPPILGAMIPSLFFVGIAWYFIGKKTA; encoded by the coding sequence ATGCGCATTATTGATTTTTATATTGGTCGTGTCATTGCTTCTACTACTTTTATTACCTTGGCTGTTTTTGTCAGCGTGAGTGGCATCATTAAATTTGTTGAGCAAATGCGCGCTATAGGTCGAGGAAATTATGATCTAGCCCATGCCGCATTATATGTGCTTTATGCGGTGCCTCGCGATGTGGAAGTATTTTTCCCGATGTCGGCACTTATCGGCGGCTTAATTGGTATCGGTATGTTAGCGAGTAATAGTGAACTTATTGTAATGCAAGCCGCGGGTTTGTCGCGATTAGATATTATTAAGTCAGTGATGAAAACGGCTGTTTTATTGATTATTGTTAGCATGGCCATTGGTGAATGGTTGGCACCCAGTGGCGAGGCGAAAGCGCGTGAAATACGTGCTCAAGCAATTTCAGGTGGTAGTCTAATTGCCGCTAAAAATGGTGTCTGGGCTAAAGATGGTGATTACTTTGTTAATATTGGTGAAGTGCTGGACAGAGGTCAATTAAAGAAAGTACAAATTTATGGCTTCAATGATGAGTTAAAAATTGATAGTTGGCTTTCAGCTAAAAGTGCCATTTATCAAGATAAAAGCTGGTTATTGACTGATGTTGAAGAGTTTTCATTAACTGAAAATGAAATTATTACCAAAAGCCATAGTCAAAAAATTTGGAACTCCTCGCTAACACCGAAAAAGCTTGGCGTAGTAACTGTTACCCCTGAGTCGCTTTCTTTAAGGGGCTTGATTGATTACTTAGATTATTTAGAGGCGAATGAACAAGATCCAAGTCGCTATAAGTTAGCTTTTTGGCGAAAAATAATGCAGCCATTAACGGTTGCGGTAATGCTGTTAGTGGCACTTTCTTTTATTTTTGGACCTTTACGCTCAGTTTCTATGGGGGCGCGCATAATGATGGGCGTCTTTACCGGAATTTTATTCTTTATTAGTAATGAAGTCTTAGGGTCGTTAAGTTTGGTCTATCAGTTACCACCAATACTGGGGGCTATGATACCTAGTCTGTTCTTTGTTGGTATTGCTTGGTACTTTATTGGTAAGAAAACCGCTTAG